In Pseudomonas putida, a genomic segment contains:
- the hemH gene encoding ferrochelatase, translating to MTDHALLLVNLGSPASTSVADVRRYLNQFLMDPYVIDLPWPVRRLLVSLILIKRPEQSAHAYASIWWDEGSPLVVLTRRLQAAMVEHWPHGPVEIAMRYGQPALPEVLARLAAQGVRKVTLAPLYPQFADSTVTTVVELARQTLDERQLSLELRVLQPFYEHPDYIEALAASAEPYLQQDYDHLLLSFHGLPERHLKKLDPTGNHDFQAADCCQDASAEMRAVCYRGQCLATARAFATRMGIADGKWSVSFQSRLGRAKWIEPYTETRLDELAKAGVKKLLVMCPAFVADCIETLEEIGMRGSEQFVEAGGEELVLVPCLNDHPQWVKVLAGMCEKA from the coding sequence ATGACCGATCACGCCCTGCTGCTGGTCAACCTGGGTTCCCCTGCTTCGACCTCGGTTGCCGATGTGCGCCGCTACCTCAATCAGTTCCTCATGGACCCCTACGTCATCGACCTGCCATGGCCGGTGCGGCGGCTGCTGGTGTCGCTGATCCTGATCAAGCGCCCCGAGCAGTCGGCCCATGCCTATGCCTCGATCTGGTGGGACGAGGGCTCCCCGCTGGTGGTGTTGACCCGTCGCCTGCAGGCGGCGATGGTCGAGCACTGGCCCCATGGTCCTGTGGAAATCGCCATGCGTTACGGCCAGCCGGCCTTGCCCGAGGTGCTGGCGCGCCTGGCCGCCCAAGGCGTGCGCAAGGTCACCCTGGCGCCGCTGTACCCGCAATTTGCCGACAGTACCGTGACCACCGTGGTGGAGCTGGCGCGCCAGACCCTGGACGAGCGCCAGTTGTCGCTGGAGCTGCGGGTATTGCAGCCGTTCTACGAGCACCCCGACTACATCGAGGCCCTGGCCGCCAGCGCCGAGCCCTACCTGCAACAGGACTACGACCACCTGCTGTTGAGTTTCCATGGCTTGCCGGAGCGGCACCTGAAGAAGCTCGACCCTACCGGCAATCACGATTTCCAGGCGGCCGACTGCTGCCAGGATGCCAGCGCCGAGATGCGTGCGGTGTGCTATCGCGGCCAGTGCCTGGCCACCGCCCGGGCGTTCGCCACCAGGATGGGTATCGCCGATGGCAAATGGTCGGTGTCGTTCCAGTCGCGCCTGGGGCGGGCCAAGTGGATCGAGCCCTATACCGAGACGCGTTTGGATGAGCTGGCCAAGGCCGGGGTGAAGAAGCTGCTGGTGATGTGCCCGGCGTTCGTCGCCGATTGTATCGAAACCCTGGAAGAGATCGGCATGCGCGGCAGCGAGCAGTTCGTCGAGGCGGGGGGCGAGGAGTTGGTGCTGGTGCCGTGCCTGAACGATCATCCGCAGTGGGTGAAGGTGTTGGCGGGGATGTGCGAAAAAGCCTGA
- a CDS encoding YbgA family protein: MQDPTAHSRPRIGISACLTGHSVRYNGGHKSSDLCRSQLETHFEWVPVCPEVAIGLSVPRDPIRLVGDPARPGVVGTRTPGPDLAGSLRAYGEQMAERLDDICGYIFMQKSPSCGLERVKVYQDDGRPAHQGGRGAYAAAFCAQRPDLPVEEEGRLHDPVLRENFISRVYAYADWQRQLAEGLSRGALIRFHSRYKYLLMANNPQAYRELGRMLGSLRREDDPAVAGPRYFSQLMQALRRCASRGTHGNVLQHLSGYLRDALTPQDKRELQNVIGQYQQGVVPLVVPLTLLKHHLRKHPDPYLLQQAYLQPHPESLGLRNAV; the protein is encoded by the coding sequence ATGCAAGATCCTACCGCTCACAGCCGACCCCGCATCGGTATCAGTGCCTGCCTGACCGGCCACAGCGTGCGCTACAACGGCGGCCACAAGTCCTCCGACCTGTGCCGCTCGCAACTGGAAACCCATTTCGAGTGGGTGCCGGTGTGCCCGGAGGTGGCCATCGGCCTGAGCGTGCCGCGTGACCCCATTCGCCTGGTGGGTGACCCTGCTCGGCCCGGCGTGGTCGGCACACGCACCCCTGGCCCCGATCTCGCCGGCAGCCTGCGCGCCTATGGCGAGCAGATGGCCGAACGGCTCGACGATATCTGCGGCTACATCTTCATGCAGAAGTCTCCGTCCTGCGGCCTGGAGAGGGTCAAGGTCTACCAGGACGACGGCCGTCCCGCACACCAGGGCGGCCGCGGCGCCTATGCCGCCGCCTTCTGTGCCCAGCGCCCGGACCTGCCGGTCGAGGAGGAAGGCCGCCTGCACGACCCGGTGCTGCGCGAGAACTTCATCAGCCGCGTGTATGCCTATGCCGACTGGCAGCGCCAACTGGCCGAAGGCCTGAGCCGCGGCGCGCTGATCCGCTTTCACTCCCGCTACAAGTACTTGCTGATGGCGAACAATCCCCAGGCCTACCGTGAGCTCGGCCGCATGCTCGGCAGCCTGCGCCGGGAAGACGACCCGGCGGTGGCCGGCCCGCGCTACTTCAGCCAACTGATGCAGGCCTTGCGCCGCTGCGCCAGCCGTGGCACCCACGGCAATGTGCTGCAGCACCTCAGCGGCTACCTGCGCGATGCCCTCACGCCCCAGGACAAGCGCGAGCTACAGAATGTGATCGGCCAGTATCAACAAGGCGTGGTGCCGCTGGTAGTGCCGCTGACCCTGCTCAAGCATCACCTGCGCAAGCACCCCGATCCCTACCTGCTGCAGCAGGCGTATCTGCAGCCTCACCCCGAGAGCCTGGGCCTGCGCAATGCCGTCTGA
- a CDS encoding MerR family transcriptional regulator, which translates to MPSEPLLPIGELARRTGVNPVTLRAWERRYGLLKPTRTAKGHRLYSQAQVERVEAVLAWLARGASVGQVRELLDRPAEEAPLGDWAVRQQQIIESIASLAQRALDQQFNQVMALYPATTLCERLLLPLQQALELRWHTFFNAQLEQVFFHTWLRSKLGARVYHDNQALHGCAVLLAEDSERPSDPSLWLYAWLLSSNGIAVEVLERPVGGAQLERAVAALQPRAVLLHLGPRIDAKALQRTLAALEVPTLAGGACLPLHEAQLARFDLPRLKLFDTPQAALRTLQTLHS; encoded by the coding sequence ATGCCGTCTGAGCCCTTGCTGCCGATCGGCGAGCTGGCGCGGCGCACCGGGGTCAACCCGGTGACCCTACGTGCCTGGGAGCGGCGCTACGGCCTGCTGAAACCGACGCGCACCGCCAAAGGCCATCGCCTGTATTCCCAGGCGCAGGTCGAGCGGGTCGAGGCCGTGCTCGCCTGGCTGGCGCGCGGCGCTTCGGTCGGTCAGGTCCGCGAACTGCTCGACCGCCCAGCCGAAGAAGCACCGCTGGGGGACTGGGCCGTGCGCCAACAGCAAATCATCGAGTCCATCGCCAGCCTGGCGCAACGCGCACTCGACCAGCAGTTCAACCAGGTCATGGCCCTGTACCCGGCCACCACCCTCTGCGAGCGGCTGCTGCTGCCCTTGCAGCAGGCGCTGGAGCTGCGCTGGCATACGTTCTTCAACGCACAGCTCGAGCAGGTGTTCTTCCACACCTGGCTGCGCAGCAAGCTCGGGGCCCGCGTCTACCACGACAACCAGGCCCTGCATGGCTGCGCGGTGCTGCTCGCCGAGGACAGCGAACGGCCATCGGACCCCAGCCTGTGGTTGTACGCCTGGTTGCTCAGCAGCAACGGCATTGCGGTCGAGGTACTGGAACGTCCGGTGGGCGGTGCGCAACTCGAACGTGCGGTTGCCGCCTTGCAGCCACGTGCCGTGCTGCTGCACCTGGGCCCACGCATCGACGCCAAGGCCCTGCAGCGCACGCTGGCCGCCCTTGAGGTGCCCACCTTGGCAGGCGGCGCCTGCCTGCCCCTGCACGAGGCGCAACTGGCCCGCTTCGATCTGCCCCGACTGAAACTCTTCGACACCCCGCAGGCCGCCTTGCGGACCCTGCAGACCCTGCATTCCTAG
- the phrB gene encoding deoxyribodipyrimidine photo-lyase — MQLIWLRSDLRITDNTALSAACERGPSIALWLVSPGQWQAHDDAACKVDFWLRNLREMRQALDVLNIPLLIRKIDTWDEAAPAVLKVCHQHQVEAVHWNDEYGLNETRRDDATRTLLADAGIQAHSYLDQLLLAPGTILTRSGGYYQVFSQFKKACLEHLHRSLPALAPKVRRQAPLGIASDPIPRHVEGFETPPDSLRNLWPAGEEEAQDRLTRFLDETVEDYQRLRDLPAQPGTSQLSAYLAAGVISPRQCLHAALSSNRGEFDSGSVGVQTWVNELLWREFYKHILTGYPEVSRHRAFRAHTEALPWRDAPEDFKAWQEGRTGIPIIDAAMLQLLHTGWMHNRLRMLVAMFLSKNLLIDWRLGERHFMRHLIDGDLAANNGGWQWSASTGTDSVPYFRIFNPISQSQRFDPQGRFIRHWLPQLKGLDDKKIHAPLMLADNLTNTTYHDPIVDLASSRRRALDAFKALPRRQ; from the coding sequence ATGCAACTGATCTGGCTGCGCAGCGACCTGCGCATCACCGACAATACCGCCCTCAGCGCCGCCTGCGAGCGCGGTCCGAGCATTGCCCTGTGGCTGGTCAGCCCCGGCCAGTGGCAGGCTCACGACGACGCCGCGTGCAAGGTCGACTTCTGGCTGCGCAACCTGCGCGAGATGCGCCAGGCCCTGGACGTGCTGAACATCCCCCTGCTGATTCGCAAGATCGACACCTGGGACGAAGCCGCGCCCGCCGTGCTCAAGGTTTGCCACCAGCACCAGGTCGAGGCGGTGCACTGGAACGACGAGTACGGGCTCAACGAAACCCGCCGCGACGACGCCACGCGCACGCTCCTGGCAGACGCCGGCATCCAGGCCCACAGCTACCTCGACCAACTGCTGCTGGCTCCTGGCACCATCCTCACCCGCAGCGGTGGTTACTACCAGGTGTTCAGCCAGTTCAAGAAGGCCTGCCTGGAGCACCTGCATCGCAGCCTGCCGGCACTGGCGCCCAAGGTCCGGCGCCAGGCGCCACTGGGCATCGCCAGCGACCCTATCCCCCGCCATGTAGAGGGTTTCGAAACCCCGCCCGACAGCCTGCGCAACCTGTGGCCAGCCGGCGAAGAAGAGGCGCAAGACCGCCTGACCCGCTTCCTCGACGAAACCGTCGAAGATTACCAGCGCCTGCGCGACCTGCCCGCCCAGCCCGGCACCAGCCAGTTGTCCGCCTACCTGGCAGCCGGGGTGATTTCGCCACGGCAATGCCTGCACGCGGCATTGAGCAGCAACCGGGGCGAGTTCGACAGCGGCAGCGTGGGCGTGCAGACATGGGTCAACGAGCTGCTCTGGCGCGAGTTCTACAAGCACATTCTCACCGGTTATCCCGAGGTCTCGCGGCATCGCGCCTTCCGCGCCCACACCGAAGCGCTGCCCTGGCGCGATGCCCCCGAGGACTTCAAGGCCTGGCAGGAGGGGCGCACCGGCATCCCGATCATCGACGCCGCGATGCTGCAATTGCTGCACACCGGCTGGATGCACAACCGCCTGCGCATGCTGGTGGCCATGTTCCTGAGCAAGAACCTGCTGATCGACTGGCGCCTGGGCGAACGCCATTTCATGCGCCATCTGATAGACGGCGACCTGGCCGCGAACAACGGCGGTTGGCAATGGAGTGCCTCCACCGGAACCGATTCAGTACCCTATTTTCGTATCTTCAACCCCATATCGCAGTCGCAACGCTTTGATCCGCAGGGCCGTTTCATCCGCCACTGGCTCCCCCAACTCAAGGGCCTGGATGATAAAAAAATTCATGCCCCACTAATGCTTGCCGATAATTTGACTAATACTACTTACCACGACCCTATCGTCGATCTTGCAAGCAGTCGCCGACGTGCACTGGATGCCTTCAAGGCACTTCCACGCCGGCAGTAA
- a CDS encoding SDR family oxidoreductase, protein MAEHSRSFWVTGATAGLGLALVEQLLEQGHRVAASSNKCQALDDLAERHGAALLRVPGQLHTPGQAEAARAQIAGTWGALDTLIVNAGTCDYLTDDVPDSDVFEAIVSGNLEAAKQSLASALPLLAKGDEPQVMAVFSRYSALQLYAPSQLPNAANNVPQWFRQQRQTLQAMGVGLILVAPQSLKTPVTSIHATPERWTAQTAANELLLRLTQREGELVLEALELNELWPLSR, encoded by the coding sequence ATGGCAGAGCACTCACGCAGTTTTTGGGTGACCGGAGCGACCGCTGGGCTTGGCCTGGCGTTGGTGGAACAGCTGCTCGAGCAGGGGCACCGTGTTGCCGCCAGTAGCAACAAGTGCCAGGCATTGGATGACCTGGCCGAACGCCATGGCGCGGCATTGCTGCGCGTGCCCGGGCAATTGCACACGCCTGGCCAGGCCGAGGCTGCCCGTGCGCAAATTGCCGGCACCTGGGGGGCATTGGATACCCTGATCGTCAACGCCGGTACCTGCGACTACCTGACCGACGACGTGCCTGACAGCGACGTATTCGAAGCCATCGTCAGTGGCAATCTGGAGGCGGCCAAGCAAAGCCTGGCGAGCGCTTTGCCGCTGCTGGCAAAAGGCGACGAACCCCAGGTGATGGCTGTCTTCAGCCGCTATTCGGCCCTGCAGTTGTACGCACCCTCACAGTTGCCGAACGCAGCCAACAACGTACCGCAATGGTTCCGCCAACAGCGCCAGACACTGCAGGCAATGGGCGTTGGGCTGATACTGGTGGCGCCGCAATCGTTGAAAACACCCGTCACGTCCATCCACGCCACGCCCGAGCGGTGGACGGCGCAAACGGCAGCAAACGAGCTGCTGCTGCGGCTGACGCAACGTGAAGGAGAACTGGTGCTCGAAGCGCTGGAGTTGAACGAGCTGTGGCCGCTGTCGCGCTGA
- a CDS encoding acyloxyacyl hydrolase — MKKLIGLAAVAVLGMAQLMPAQAADVTFAVGQTGDSTMVYRLGLQSNWDASWWQTSVGRLTGYWDGAYTYWDGDKTASNHSLSFAPVFVYEFAGESVKPYIEAGIGVAAFSSTEVESNQLGSAFQFEDRIGFGLRFAGGHEIGVRAVHYSNASIKQPNDGVETYTLHYRMAL; from the coding sequence ATGAAGAAACTGATCGGTTTGGCAGCGGTGGCTGTCCTGGGGATGGCACAACTGATGCCGGCACAGGCTGCCGATGTCACGTTTGCGGTGGGGCAGACGGGGGACTCGACCATGGTCTACCGCCTGGGGCTGCAATCGAACTGGGACGCAAGCTGGTGGCAGACCAGCGTCGGCCGGCTCACCGGCTATTGGGATGGGGCGTACACCTACTGGGACGGCGACAAGACTGCCAGTAACCACAGCCTGTCGTTCGCACCGGTATTCGTCTATGAATTCGCCGGCGAATCGGTGAAGCCCTACATCGAGGCGGGTATCGGTGTGGCGGCGTTCTCCAGCACCGAGGTGGAGAGCAATCAGCTGGGGTCGGCTTTCCAGTTCGAGGATCGCATCGGCTTCGGTCTGCGTTTTGCGGGTGGGCATGAAATCGGCGTGCGCGCCGTTCATTATTCCAATGCCAGCATCAAGCAACCCAACGATGGCGTAGAAACCTACACCCTTCATTACCGCATGGCCCTGTAG
- the murI gene encoding glutamate racemase, with amino-acid sequence MAERSAPVGVMDSGVGGLSVLAEIQRLLPNESLLYVADCGHVPYGEKTPDYIRQRCRHIAGFFREQGAKAMVLACNTATVAAVADLRELYPDWPLVGMEPAVKPAAAATRSGVVGVLATTGTLQSAKFAALLDRFASDVRVVTQPCPGLVERIETGDLASPQLRQLLQGYVQPLLDAGCDTLILGCTHYPFLRPLLSGLVPAEVAIIDTGAAVARQLQRLLADRDLLCEGPPRGVGFWSSADPQALRDILPVLWQVDEKVLPLGV; translated from the coding sequence ATGGCTGAGCGCTCGGCGCCGGTGGGCGTGATGGACTCGGGGGTCGGCGGCTTGTCGGTACTCGCCGAGATCCAGCGCTTGCTGCCCAACGAATCGTTGCTTTACGTGGCCGACTGCGGGCACGTGCCCTACGGGGAAAAGACCCCGGACTACATCCGCCAGCGCTGCCGGCACATTGCCGGTTTCTTCCGCGAGCAGGGCGCCAAGGCCATGGTCCTGGCGTGCAATACCGCCACCGTGGCGGCGGTCGCCGACCTGCGCGAGTTGTATCCCGATTGGCCGCTGGTGGGCATGGAGCCTGCGGTCAAGCCGGCGGCGGCGGCCACCCGCTCTGGCGTGGTCGGCGTACTGGCCACCACCGGTACCTTGCAGAGCGCCAAGTTCGCTGCCTTGCTCGATCGCTTCGCCAGCGATGTGCGCGTGGTCACCCAGCCTTGCCCGGGCCTTGTCGAGCGCATCGAAACCGGGGACCTGGCCAGCCCGCAGTTGCGCCAGTTGCTGCAAGGCTACGTGCAGCCTCTGCTGGACGCAGGCTGCGACACCTTGATCCTCGGCTGCACCCATTACCCGTTCCTGCGCCCGCTGCTGTCCGGCTTGGTGCCAGCCGAGGTGGCGATCATCGACACTGGCGCCGCCGTGGCCCGTCAGTTGCAACGCCTGCTGGCCGACCGCGATCTGCTTTGCGAAGGGCCGCCACGGGGCGTCGGATTCTGGAGCAGCGCCGACCCGCAAGCCCTGCGCGACATACTTCCCGTGCTCTGGCAGGTGGATGAAAAGGTGTTGCCGCTGGGCGTGTAA
- a CDS encoding molybdopterin-synthase adenylyltransferase MoeB: MLTDQELLRYSRQILLAQVDIEGQLRLKQGKALIVGLGGLGSPVALYLAAAGVGELHLADFDTVDLTNLQRQVIHDSASVGMAKVDSAIQRLQAINPEVTLVPHRQALDEDSLAEAVAAVDLVLDCSDNFGTREAVNAACVSAGKPLVSGAAIRLEGQLSVFDPRRDSSPCYHCLYGHGSEAELTCSEAGVIGPLVGLVGSLQALEALKLLAGFGEPLVGRLLLIDALTTRMRELRVKRDPGCAVCGSRHG; encoded by the coding sequence ATGCTGACCGACCAGGAACTGTTGCGCTACAGCCGGCAGATCCTGCTGGCCCAAGTCGATATCGAGGGCCAATTGCGACTCAAGCAGGGCAAGGCGCTGATCGTCGGCCTGGGCGGGCTGGGCTCGCCCGTGGCGCTGTACCTGGCCGCCGCCGGCGTGGGCGAGTTGCACCTGGCTGACTTCGACACGGTCGACCTGACCAACCTGCAACGCCAGGTCATCCACGACAGCGCCAGCGTCGGCATGGCCAAGGTCGACTCGGCGATCCAGCGCCTGCAGGCGATCAACCCCGAAGTGACCTTGGTGCCGCATCGCCAGGCCCTGGACGAGGATTCCCTGGCCGAAGCCGTTGCGGCCGTCGACCTGGTGCTCGATTGTTCCGACAACTTCGGCACCCGCGAAGCGGTCAACGCTGCCTGCGTGAGCGCGGGCAAGCCCCTGGTCAGCGGTGCGGCGATCCGCCTCGAAGGGCAGCTTTCGGTGTTCGACCCGCGTCGCGACAGCAGTCCTTGCTACCACTGCCTGTATGGCCATGGCAGCGAAGCCGAACTGACCTGCAGCGAGGCCGGGGTGATTGGCCCGCTGGTAGGCTTGGTCGGTAGCCTGCAGGCCCTGGAAGCCCTGAAGCTGCTGGCCGGTTTTGGCGAGCCTTTGGTGGGCCGGCTGTTGTTGATCGATGCCCTCACCACGCGCATGCGCGAGTTGCGGGTCAAGCGCGATCCGGGCTGTGCGGTCTGTGGCAGCCGGCATGGCTGA